In Bacillus cytotoxicus NVH 391-98, the following are encoded in one genomic region:
- a CDS encoding D-alanyl-D-alanine carboxypeptidase family protein, translating into MKRTIIMIVMISTLFIGMIFFSYAQRQKNIRADQPPITGKYGITIDADTGEILYGKREDERSYPASIAKIMTTILLLENVKKDEEITITENAIKTESQSKKIKLHAGEKLKRDEALKLMLIISADPVSESIAEHIAGSKEEFVKMMNTRAKELGTKHATFKNASGADALGNKVSPYDIAILTKEALKYPIVLKYMNTTRTTLHTSERTVKLANYGREELYDDPYAIGSKSGLSALGKYTVVTVDEKEGKRVITVVLSSTRHELYPDTKKMAHYALKQLK; encoded by the coding sequence ATGAAACGAACAATAATCATGATTGTAATGATTTCCACACTATTTATCGGCATGATTTTCTTTTCTTATGCACAGAGACAAAAAAATATAAGAGCTGATCAACCTCCTATTACAGGAAAGTACGGCATTACAATCGACGCAGACACTGGTGAAATTCTATATGGAAAACGAGAAGATGAACGTTCTTATCCCGCTAGTATCGCAAAAATAATGACAACTATTCTGTTATTAGAGAATGTAAAAAAAGATGAAGAGATTACAATTACAGAAAATGCAATTAAAACGGAAAGTCAAAGTAAGAAGATTAAGCTTCACGCTGGTGAAAAGTTAAAACGCGATGAAGCATTAAAACTTATGCTTATCATTAGTGCAGATCCTGTTTCTGAATCTATTGCTGAACATATTGCAGGGTCAAAAGAAGAGTTCGTTAAAATGATGAATACAAGAGCGAAAGAACTCGGAACAAAGCATGCAACTTTTAAAAATGCAAGCGGTGCTGATGCACTTGGTAATAAAGTATCACCTTACGATATTGCCATCCTTACAAAAGAAGCATTGAAATATCCAATTGTTTTAAAATATATGAATACAACGCGTACAACACTACATACTTCAGAACGTACTGTGAAACTAGCGAACTATGGCCGAGAAGAATTGTATGATGATCCATATGCAATTGGAAGTAAAAGTGGCTTGTCTGCTTTAGGGAAATATACGGTCGTAACTGTTGATGAAAAAGAGGGAAAACGTGTTATTACCGTTGTTCTTTCTTCTACTCGTCATGAACTATATCCCGACACAAAAAAGATGGCGCATTATGCACTGAAACAATTAAAATAA
- a CDS encoding proline dehydrogenase family protein, with translation MEQLMRNSFLFLSKNKALTKLAKKYGLRFGAGRFVAGETIDLAAATIKKLNKQGLCVTIDYLGEFVDNEAEANEMANQSIEAIRAIGREKLDSQLSLKMTSMGLDISDDLVMNNMRRILEAAKENGVFVTIDMEDYSRCGKTIEIFKRLKSEYDNIGTVIQAYLYRTEKDIEDLNAYSPNLRLVKGAYKESPEVAFPEKKDVDENYKKIIKMHLLNGNYTAIASHDDAIIEYTKNLVKEHNISRDQFEFQMLYGIRTERQLELVKEGYKMRVYVPYGNDWYGYFMRRLAERPANVAFVLKGIMKK, from the coding sequence ATGGAACAATTAATGCGAAATTCGTTTCTTTTCTTATCAAAAAATAAAGCGCTAACAAAACTTGCTAAAAAGTATGGCTTACGCTTTGGAGCAGGTCGCTTTGTCGCGGGAGAGACAATCGATTTAGCAGCAGCTACTATTAAAAAGTTAAACAAACAAGGGCTTTGCGTAACAATCGACTATTTAGGTGAATTCGTTGATAATGAGGCAGAAGCGAATGAAATGGCAAATCAATCCATTGAAGCAATTCGCGCAATTGGGCGTGAAAAGCTTGATTCCCAGCTTTCTTTAAAAATGACTTCCATGGGATTAGATATCTCGGATGATCTCGTAATGAACAATATGCGTCGGATTTTAGAGGCAGCAAAAGAAAATGGTGTATTTGTTACGATTGATATGGAAGACTATTCGCGTTGCGGGAAAACAATTGAAATCTTTAAGCGATTAAAATCTGAGTATGATAATATCGGTACTGTAATTCAAGCATATTTATATCGTACAGAAAAAGACATTGAAGACTTAAATGCATATAGTCCGAACTTACGTCTTGTAAAAGGGGCTTATAAGGAATCACCAGAAGTTGCATTCCCAGAAAAGAAAGATGTAGACGAAAACTATAAAAAAATTATTAAAATGCACTTATTAAATGGAAATTATACTGCAATTGCTTCGCATGATGACGCAATTATTGAATATACAAAGAACCTTGTGAAAGAACATAATATTTCACGTGATCAATTTGAATTTCAAATGCTATATGGAATTCGAACAGAACGTCAACTGGAGCTTGTGAAAGAAGGATACAAAATGCGCGTTTATGTACCGTATGGAAATGACTGGTATGGTTACTTTATGCGCCGTCTCGCAGAGCGCCCAGCAAATGTTGCGTTCGTTTTAAAAGGAATTATGAAAAAATAA